DNA sequence from the Coleofasciculus chthonoplastes PCC 7420 genome:
AGCCGACAGCGAGTTTAGTCGATGTGCTTTATCTGCTCAACCGTTATCACCTCAGTCGCCTCCCAGTCACTGAAGGGCGGAAGTTATTGGGAATTATTACCCGCAGCGATATTATTCGGGCGGAATTGGATCAGCTTGATAGTAAGACAACTCAGACTAGATCACAATCAGAACCCTCTTATGTAGTTTATCAAACCCGATCGCCAGAAACGGGACGAGGACGGTTATTAGTTCCCATCGCTAATCCCCAAACCGCCCCCATATTAGTCAAACTCGCCGCCGCCATCGCCCGCGATCGCGACTATGAATTGGAATGTCTACAAGTGATTCTCGTCTCCCGCAGCACGTCTCCTGCAGAAACGCCAGTAACAACCACAAAAAGTCGTCGGTTATTACGTCAGGCGGAAAAGTGGGGACGAGATTGGAATATACCCGTTCACACTCAAATACGGGTGAGTCAGGATATTACTCAAGGGATTCTAGACACCATTAAAGAGCGACATATTAATTTGATGATGATGGGGTGGAAAGGCTCAACCTCAACCCC
Encoded proteins:
- a CDS encoding CBS domain-containing protein, which translates into the protein TLQRLTLSASVEWRGYTSPTQKVDKGSLVGLTAEDLMQRQVETLSLHMTLDDALQMVSRSTHQGFPVVDEGTLVGIISQSDLTQATKMQGNPPRCPFPGTTPLAEIMTSHPITVKPTASLVDVLYLLNRYHLSRLPVTEGRKLLGIITRSDIIRAELDQLDSKTTQTRSQSEPSYVVYQTRSPETGRGRLLVPIANPQTAPILVKLAAAIARDRDYELECLQVILVSRSTSPAETPVTTTKSRRLLRQAEKWGRDWNIPVHTQIRVSQDITQGILDTIKERHINLMMMGWKGSTSTPGRIFGGVVDAVIRQAPCDVMVVKLGEMMHPPYIPPFFQRWLIPIAGGPN